A stretch of Spirosoma oryzicola DNA encodes these proteins:
- a CDS encoding RagB/SusD family nutrient uptake outer membrane protein, whose product MKKIVLPILLALSLASCQLDETIYSSIYTEAFYKTAADAEKGLIAVYDPLADMCVGPALTVVSDFSADQSYPRAVVGRNTLTLFAYDPNYTTQKTAGRVSESPQQIWSSCYDGIEKANWIIEKVPAASMDETRKKQIIGEAYFMRAFYHWTLTKNFGDVPIKTKASVTQAEAVVGKSAKADVYKQIYADLELAGAAGLVSGPGIEKGRPSKETVSALYAKAALYNEDWAKASQKAQEVINSGKYSLLPNVLDVYRYDNEDAARVENMWAFESEGGFSPSRGHQLTSLCGPSGSAAPAYSKTSYGSMFAYQSFFDSFDPKDKRRQLLDTTYVDKSNKVVPQRSITPITTQGVLIKKYQDPASTVGNTPNIPILRVPDMYLIAAEAEARQNGPTATAYGFINTVRKRAGLADLATGLSKDAFIDAILQERSWEFFAEGDRWYDLTRTGKFTTALTKAVNSVYPNRPVLAKNKYFPIPLDELNANGKLDQNADWK is encoded by the coding sequence ATGAAAAAGATAGTTCTTCCTATACTGCTTGCCTTGAGTCTGGCTTCCTGCCAGCTTGACGAGACGATTTATTCGTCGATTTACACCGAAGCGTTTTACAAAACAGCGGCCGACGCCGAAAAAGGGCTGATTGCGGTTTACGACCCGCTGGCCGACATGTGCGTTGGTCCTGCTTTGACGGTCGTGTCGGATTTTAGCGCCGATCAGTCGTATCCCCGAGCGGTGGTCGGTCGGAACACGCTTACGCTGTTTGCGTACGACCCGAACTATACCACGCAGAAAACCGCCGGTCGCGTCAGTGAATCACCCCAGCAAATCTGGTCTTCCTGCTACGACGGCATTGAAAAGGCGAACTGGATCATCGAGAAAGTGCCCGCTGCCAGCATGGACGAAACCCGCAAAAAACAGATCATCGGCGAAGCGTATTTCATGCGGGCATTCTACCACTGGACCCTGACGAAAAACTTTGGTGACGTGCCCATCAAAACGAAAGCCAGCGTTACGCAGGCCGAAGCCGTTGTTGGCAAAAGCGCGAAAGCAGACGTTTATAAACAGATCTATGCTGATCTGGAATTGGCCGGTGCCGCCGGACTGGTCTCTGGTCCTGGCATTGAAAAAGGTCGGCCTTCGAAAGAAACCGTGAGCGCGCTGTACGCCAAAGCGGCACTCTACAACGAGGATTGGGCAAAAGCGTCGCAGAAAGCGCAGGAAGTTATTAACTCCGGCAAATACTCGCTCCTCCCGAATGTGCTTGATGTGTACCGCTACGACAACGAAGATGCAGCCCGCGTCGAAAACATGTGGGCTTTTGAGTCGGAAGGCGGCTTTAGTCCGTCGCGCGGTCACCAGCTGACGAGTTTGTGTGGTCCATCGGGTAGTGCCGCCCCGGCTTATTCGAAAACTTCGTACGGTTCCATGTTTGCCTATCAGTCGTTTTTCGATTCGTTCGACCCAAAGGACAAACGGCGGCAACTGCTGGATACGACCTACGTAGACAAAAGCAACAAAGTCGTTCCGCAACGCAGCATCACCCCAATCACCACACAGGGTGTTTTGATCAAGAAATACCAGGATCCCGCTTCGACGGTCGGCAACACGCCCAACATCCCGATTCTTCGGGTACCCGACATGTACCTGATCGCGGCAGAAGCCGAAGCCCGCCAGAATGGACCAACGGCTACGGCCTATGGATTCATCAACACCGTTCGGAAACGGGCGGGTTTAGCGGATCTGGCTACCGGATTGAGTAAAGATGCGTTCATTGATGCTATTCTACAGGAACGGTCGTGGGAATTCTTCGCCGAGGGTGACCGCTGGTATGATCTGACCCGGACGGGTAAGTTTACAACCGCCCTGACGAAAGCCGTAAACAGCGTCTATCCAAACAGACCCGTTCTGGCAAAAAACAAGTATTTCCCGATTCCGCTGGATGAGCTGAATGCCAATGGAAAGCTGGACCAAAATGCGGATTGGAAGTAA
- a CDS encoding SusC/RagA family TonB-linked outer membrane protein gives MKIRIRFFLVLGLTILVAAWKAHAQGSTVSGRVTGPDGNALPGVSIILKNTQRGTTSDADGRYSLPSVQATNGQPAVLTFSFIGYVSQDVTVGNRTTIDLTLQTDDRSLNEVVVVGYGTQRKIETTGSIASVKSTDLVQTPVANVAQGLQARVSGVQVTQNSAAPGGNVSVRIRGTNSINGNSEPLYIVDGIQISNSNPSDNVTTLSPLSTINPNDVESIEVLKDASATAIYGSRAANGVVLITTKRGRAGATRITYDGYYGVQKAAKTLPVLSAAEFGQLENEVFRNNFYQNPASLGEGVNWQNLIFRQAPIQSHQLSITGGSEKTQLSLSGNYFNQDGIIIASNFKRYSYRINVDHKINDRLKIGTSILGTYAINNGVPYGSTSLGDADVVSSSILGAALGAPPTLQPYRPDGSVFPFGEQANGQYREVTNPLGLAAVMNQTNIRRTLANFFADATLLKGLNYRASFNIDLQNSLRDTYSPRSIVSRTDLNDNSGSGSKTNSNSTVLLHESILTYNTTLAERHSLKFTGVFATQSNLFNTNTINATGFPNDATGDEALQLALARTVSSYRSKEGLDSYLGRINYGYRDRYFLDLTARIDGSSKFGANHKYGFFPAIAGAWRIIDESFLKNVNWLSDLKLRGSWGITGNAGGISPYQSLATVSSSGSDYQFNHTYLTGINPSGIANPDLRWEKSAQTDIGLDIGLLNNRLSFIVDVYQKTTRDLLYVRALPLSSGYATITGNFASLQNKGIELAANARILQGALKWDVSANATINRNKVLDLDGGTTQERFVTTYSILSVGQPLGLFKTYVFDGINQSGETILPGYDGRLGGHKLKDINGDGQITAADQVITGNPNPKLIFGFSTNLAYKSFDFSAFLSGSQGNDIYNQARFAFETPLGQRNLLKGVANRWSATNPNQEYASAAQGSRLPVSDRFVEDGSYLRCKNITLGYTLPQIKGIQRIRFYASVNNLFTITKYSGFDPEVNSYAGSNTVLGVDNLVYPPARSVLGGLQVTF, from the coding sequence ATGAAAATACGAATACGCTTCTTTCTGGTTTTGGGGTTAACGATTCTGGTAGCAGCCTGGAAAGCCCACGCTCAGGGGTCTACCGTCAGTGGACGCGTAACGGGTCCCGATGGAAATGCCTTGCCCGGTGTCAGCATCATTCTGAAAAATACACAGCGTGGCACAACAAGCGATGCCGACGGTCGCTACTCACTCCCCAGCGTACAGGCTACCAACGGTCAGCCGGCAGTGCTTACCTTTTCGTTCATCGGGTATGTTTCGCAGGACGTTACGGTGGGGAATCGGACAACAATCGACCTCACACTGCAAACGGACGATCGTTCACTCAACGAAGTGGTTGTGGTCGGCTACGGTACACAGCGCAAAATTGAAACCACAGGTTCCATTGCTTCGGTGAAGTCGACAGATTTGGTCCAGACCCCGGTAGCCAACGTCGCTCAGGGTCTTCAGGCCCGGGTGTCGGGCGTACAGGTTACGCAAAATTCGGCGGCGCCCGGCGGCAATGTCAGCGTGCGGATTCGGGGTACCAACTCGATCAACGGGAATTCAGAACCGCTTTACATCGTCGATGGCATTCAGATCTCGAACAGCAATCCCAGCGACAACGTCACCACACTAAGCCCGCTTTCGACCATCAACCCCAATGACGTTGAGTCGATCGAGGTCCTGAAAGATGCGTCGGCAACGGCGATCTACGGGTCACGGGCGGCTAACGGTGTTGTGCTGATCACGACCAAACGTGGACGAGCGGGCGCTACGCGGATTACGTATGACGGGTATTACGGCGTACAAAAAGCGGCTAAAACGCTGCCCGTATTAAGCGCAGCCGAATTTGGTCAGCTTGAAAATGAGGTGTTCAGAAATAACTTTTACCAGAACCCTGCCAGCTTAGGCGAAGGCGTCAACTGGCAAAATCTCATCTTCCGGCAGGCTCCGATTCAAAGCCATCAGCTGAGCATCACGGGTGGTTCCGAAAAAACGCAGCTGTCCCTGTCGGGCAATTACTTTAATCAGGATGGTATTATCATCGCGTCCAACTTCAAACGGTATTCCTACCGGATCAATGTCGATCATAAAATCAACGACCGGCTAAAGATCGGAACCAGTATTTTGGGTACCTACGCCATCAACAATGGCGTGCCTTACGGGTCAACAAGTTTGGGTGATGCCGATGTGGTGTCGAGTAGTATTTTGGGTGCGGCACTCGGTGCGCCCCCTACGCTACAGCCTTACCGTCCGGACGGCAGCGTTTTTCCGTTCGGTGAACAGGCTAACGGCCAGTATCGGGAAGTAACCAACCCGTTGGGACTGGCGGCAGTGATGAACCAAACCAACATCCGGCGCACACTCGCCAACTTTTTTGCCGATGCCACGCTGTTGAAAGGCTTAAACTACCGCGCCAGCTTTAACATCGACCTGCAAAATAGCCTGCGCGATACGTACTCGCCCCGCTCCATTGTCAGCCGGACGGATCTAAACGATAATTCGGGCTCAGGTTCCAAGACCAACAGCAACAGCACGGTATTGCTGCACGAAAGCATTCTTACCTACAACACAACCCTGGCCGAACGGCATTCGCTTAAGTTCACGGGCGTATTCGCGACACAAAGCAATCTGTTCAATACCAACACGATCAACGCGACGGGTTTTCCCAACGATGCCACCGGCGACGAAGCCCTTCAATTGGCACTGGCACGAACGGTTAGCAGCTACCGGTCTAAAGAAGGATTGGATTCGTATCTGGGACGCATCAACTACGGCTACCGCGACCGGTACTTTCTGGACCTGACGGCCCGTATCGATGGGTCAAGCAAATTCGGAGCAAATCACAAATACGGCTTTTTTCCGGCGATAGCGGGTGCGTGGCGGATTATTGACGAGTCGTTTCTGAAAAACGTTAACTGGCTGTCTGATCTGAAATTACGCGGTAGCTGGGGAATCACGGGCAACGCGGGCGGTATAAGCCCATACCAGTCGTTAGCCACGGTTTCGTCGTCAGGCAGCGACTACCAGTTCAATCATACCTACCTGACCGGCATCAACCCGTCGGGCATTGCCAACCCCGATCTACGCTGGGAGAAATCGGCGCAAACCGACATTGGTCTGGACATTGGCTTGCTGAATAACCGCCTGAGCTTCATTGTCGATGTATACCAAAAAACGACCCGCGATCTGCTGTACGTAAGGGCGCTCCCCCTCTCTTCGGGTTACGCTACCATCACCGGCAACTTTGCTTCTCTTCAAAACAAAGGCATCGAACTGGCCGCCAACGCCCGCATTTTGCAGGGAGCCTTGAAATGGGACGTATCGGCCAATGCGACGATCAACCGCAACAAGGTACTCGACCTGGACGGCGGCACCACGCAGGAGCGGTTCGTAACAACGTACAGCATCCTGAGCGTTGGTCAACCGCTGGGTCTGTTCAAAACCTACGTGTTTGATGGGATCAATCAATCGGGTGAAACCATTCTGCCGGGCTACGACGGTCGGTTAGGCGGTCATAAGTTGAAAGACATCAACGGCGATGGTCAGATTACAGCTGCCGATCAGGTGATTACGGGCAATCCAAATCCCAAGCTTATTTTCGGCTTCTCGACGAACCTTGCTTACAAAAGCTTTGATTTCAGCGCCTTTCTGTCCGGCTCGCAGGGCAACGACATTTACAACCAAGCCCGGTTTGCGTTCGAAACCCCGCTGGGTCAGCGCAATCTGCTAAAAGGCGTAGCGAATCGCTGGTCGGCTACGAACCCAAATCAGGAGTACGCCAGTGCCGCTCAGGGTAGCCGCCTACCAGTTAGCGACCGATTCGTTGAAGATGGTTCGTACCTCCGGTGCAAGAACATCACCCTGGGCTATACCTTGCCGCAGATCAAAGGAATTCAGCGCATCCGGTTCTACGCCAGCGTCAACAATTTATTCACGATCACCAAGTACTCAGGCTTCGATCCGGAGGTCAACAGTTATGCCGGGTCAAATACCGTTCTCGGCGTCGACAATCTGGTTTACCCACCCGCTCGTTCGGTTTTAGGTGGTCTACAAGTTACTTTCTAA
- a CDS encoding LacI family DNA-binding transcriptional regulator, protein MQQHLTTIIDIARQLGISKSTVSRALTGHPNVNTKTRQRVLELAEQLDYQRNQLAISLLTNQTRTIGIMVPEFISFFFPKVIIGAQEVLAEAGYNVVICHSNESYETEVANAKALLASRVDGLIVSHTKETRNFDHFRVFQRRGIPVVFFNRVCEDMNVSKVTVNDYDGAFQAVEHLIQTGKRRIAHLAGPDSLPNSRNRLNGYRDALRKYGIDEEPELIISYDLTLEKANIYVNHLLNLPQPPDALFTINDPTAIEALQVIKNRGLRIPDDIAIVGFSNDPISALVEPGLTTVAQPISEIGQQSAHLLMEQLADKEQMKPARTVVLETQLIVRGSTVQGK, encoded by the coding sequence ATGCAACAGCATCTGACGACAATCATTGATATTGCCCGGCAACTAGGGATATCAAAATCGACGGTATCGCGGGCCTTGACTGGTCATCCGAACGTAAACACGAAAACTCGTCAGCGCGTACTGGAACTAGCTGAGCAACTCGACTATCAGCGGAATCAGTTGGCTATTTCATTGCTTACGAATCAGACCCGGACAATCGGGATTATGGTCCCCGAATTCATTAGTTTCTTTTTTCCGAAAGTGATTATCGGGGCTCAGGAGGTATTGGCCGAAGCAGGCTACAACGTAGTCATTTGCCACTCCAATGAATCGTACGAAACCGAAGTCGCCAACGCTAAAGCGTTGCTGGCGAGCCGGGTGGACGGGCTGATTGTATCGCACACAAAAGAAACCCGCAACTTCGATCACTTTCGGGTGTTTCAGCGAAGGGGCATCCCGGTGGTGTTTTTTAACCGGGTCTGCGAAGACATGAACGTATCGAAGGTGACTGTCAACGATTATGACGGCGCGTTTCAGGCGGTTGAGCACCTGATTCAGACGGGCAAACGCCGAATTGCCCACCTTGCCGGACCAGACAGCTTACCCAACAGCCGCAACCGGCTCAATGGGTACCGGGATGCGTTGCGGAAGTACGGTATCGACGAGGAGCCAGAGCTAATCATTTCGTATGATCTGACGCTGGAGAAAGCGAACATCTACGTTAATCACCTCCTAAACTTACCGCAGCCACCCGACGCCCTATTTACCATCAATGACCCCACGGCCATCGAAGCGCTTCAAGTCATCAAAAATCGCGGCCTGCGTATTCCCGACGACATTGCGATTGTCGGTTTCAGCAATGACCCGATTTCGGCGCTGGTTGAGCCGGGATTGACCACGGTTGCCCAGCCCATTAGTGAAATCGGGCAGCAGTCCGCTCATTTACTGATGGAGCAATTGGCTGATAAGGAACAGATGAAGCCTGCGCGAACGGTTGTGCTGGAAACGCAGCTGATCGTTCGAGGATCGACCGTACAGGGAAAGTAA